In Vigna unguiculata cultivar IT97K-499-35 chromosome 3, ASM411807v1, whole genome shotgun sequence, a single genomic region encodes these proteins:
- the LOC114175303 gene encoding pentatricopeptide repeat-containing protein At5g04780, mitochondrial-like isoform X1, translating into MREEQKRMGSCIVNRSIATTMLHSTLQRLYMPFKPPTVQTTSPAAILKDSQSLPKLPVSYSNLLSQCVAAKSLTSGMELHAHLIKFGFSRHPGLRNYLVTLYSKCCRFRYARKLVDESSEPDVVSWSSLLSGYVQNGFLEEALLVFNEMFLLGVKCNEYTFPSVLKACSMKRDLNTGRKVHGMAVVTGFESDGFVGNTLVVMYAKCGLLDDSKRLFGGIVEQNVVSWNALFSCYVQSELRGEAVDLFKEMMRSGIRPNEFSISIILNVCAGLQDGGLGRTLHGLMLKMGLDLDQFSANALVDTYSKAGEIEGAVAVFQEIAHPDVVSWNAVIAGCVLHDRNDLALMMLDEMNSSGTSPNMFTLSSALKACAAMAFKELGRQLHSSLIKRVADSDLYASVGLIDMYSKCEMMDDARRAYDSMPKKDVIAWNALISGYSQCGDDLEAVSLFSKMYNEDIDFNQTTISTVLKSVASLQAIKVCKQIHSISIKSGIYSDFYVINSLLDTYGKCNHIDEASKIFEERTWEDLVAYTSMITAYSQYGDGEEALKLYLQMQDAYIKPDAFICSSLLNACAKLSAYEQGKQLHVHAIKFGFMCDIFASNSLVNMYAKCGSIEDADRAFFEIPNRGIVSWSAMIGGYAQHGHGKEALQLFNQMLRVGVPPNHITLVSVLCACNHAGLVYEGRQYFEKMEEMFGIKPTQEHYACMIDLLGRSGKLNEAVELVNSIPFEANGSVWGALLGAARIHKNIELGQKAAEMLYDLEPEKSGTHVLLANIYASAGMWENVAKVRKLMKDSKVKKEPGMSWIEIKDKVYTFIVGDRSHSRSDEIYAKLDQLGDLLSKAGYSPVVEIDIHNVNRSEKEKLLYHHSEKLAVAFGLIAMPPGAPIRVKKNIRICVDCHTFFKFVCKIVSREIIVRDINRFHHFKDGSCSCGDYW; encoded by the coding sequence ATGAGAGAAGAGCAAAAACGAATGGGCAGTTGTATCGTGAATCGTTCGATAGCTACTACCATGCTTCACAGTACTCTTCAACGTCTCTACATGCCTTTCAAACCCCCCACTGTGCAAACCACGTCTCCTGCAGCCATATTAAAAGATTCACAAAGCCTCCCAAAACTCCCAGTATCCTATTCAAATCTCTTATCACAATGTGTTGCTGCAAAGTCGCTAACTTCAGGTATGGAACTCCATGCCCACTTGATTAAGTTTGGATTTTCCCGCCATCCAGGTCTCAGAAACTACCTGGTAACTCTCTATTCCAAGTGTTGTCGTTTTAGGTATGCCCGCAAGCTGGTTGATGAAAGTTCTGAGCCAGATGTGGTTTCTTGGTCTTCATTGCTATCTGGGTATGTGCAAAATGGGTTTTTGGAGGAGGCACTGTTGGTGTTTAATGAGATGTTCTTGTTGGGTGTTAAGTGCAATGAGTATACTTTCCCAAGTGTGCTTAAGGCATGCTCGATGAAGAGAGATTTGAACACGGGGAGGAAGGTTCATGGGATGGCTGTGGTCACAGGGTTCGAGTCTGATGGTTTTGTTGGTAACACTTTGGTTGTTATGTATGCCAAGTGTGGGTTGCTCGATGATTCTAAGAGGTTATTTGGTGGAATTGTGGAACAAAATGTTGTTTCATGGAATGCCTTGTTCTCTTGTTATGTGCAAAGTGAGCTGAGAGGTGAGGCTGTAGATTTATTTAAGGAAATGATGAGGAGTGGAATAAGGCCTAATGAGTTCAGCATTTCCATCATATTGAATGTTTGTGCGGGTTTGCAGGATGGTGGTCTAGGAAGGACACTTCATGGACTTATGCTGAAGATGGGGCTTGATTTGGATCAGTTTTCCGCAAATGCGTTAGTTGACACGTATTCTAAAGCAGGGGAGATTGAAGGTGCGGTTGCTGTTTTTCAGGAAATTGCACACCCTGATGTTGTTTCTTGGAATGCAGTTATCGCAGGTTGTGTTCTTCACGATCGTAATGATTTGGCTTTAATGATGTTGGATGAGATGAATAGCTCAGGAACTTCTCCCAATATGTTTACATTGTCAAGTGCTTTAAAGGCTTGTGCTGCAATGGCGTTCAAGGAACTGGGTAGACAGTTACATTCTAGTTTGATAAAGAGGGTTGCTGATTCAGATTTGTATGCTTCTGTTGGACTCATAGATATGTATTCCAAGTGTGAAATGATGGATGATGCGAGAAGAGCTTATGATTCCATGCCAAAGAAGGACGTTATTGCATGGAATGCTTTGATCTCTGGCTACTCACAATGTGGCGATGACTTAGAAGCTGTGTCACTTTTTTCTAAAATGTACAATGAAGATATAGATTTCAACCAAACTACTATTTCAACAGTTCTCAAATCTGTGGCTAGTTTGCAGGCAATTAAGGTGTGTAAGCAGATTCATTCAATTTCCATCAAATCTGGAATTTATTCAGATTTCTATGTTATAAACAGCCTTCTTGACACATATGGAAAATGTAACCATATAGATGAGGcttcaaaaatatttgaagagcGCACTTGGGAAGATTTGGTGGCTTACACATCCATGATAACAGCATATTCTCAATACGGGGATGGGGAGGAGGCTTTAAAGCTATATTTACAAATGCAAGATGCATATATCAAGCCAGATGCATTTATCTGCAGTTCTCTCTTAAATGCATGTGCAAAGTTGTCTGCGTATGAGCAAGGGAAACAATTACATGTCCATGCCATCAAGTTTGGATTTATGTGTGATATTTTTGCCAGCAACTCTCTGGTTAATATGTATGCAAAGTGTGGAAGCATAGAGGATGCTGATCGTGCCTTTTTTGAGATACCAAATAGAGGAATAGTCTCATGGTCTGCAATGATTGGAGGATATGCTCAGCATGGCCATGGCAAAGAGGCTCTTCAGTTGTTCAATCAAATGCTTAGAGTTGGTGTGCCGCCCAACCATATTACTCTAGTTAGTGTTCTTTGTGCATGCAATCATGCTGGTTTGGTATATGAGGGAAGGCAATATTTCGAAAAAATGGAGGAAATGTTTGGGATTAAACCCACACAAGAGCATTATGCTTGTATGATTGATCTCCTTGGACGATCTGGGAAATTAAATGAAGCAGTGGAGCTTGTAAATTCCATTCCTTTTGAGGCCAATGGCTCAGTTTGGGGGGCACTTCTAGGAGCTGCGAGAATCCATAAAAATATAGAACTCGGTCAGAAAGCTGCAGAGATGCTTTATGATCTGGAGCCAGAGAAATCCGGTACCCACGTTCTCCTTGCAAACATCTATGCCTCTGCGGGGATGTGGGAAAATGTGGCTAAGGTTAGAAAGCTAATGAAAGACAGCAAGGTGAAGAAGGAGCCCGGAATGAGTTGGATTGAGATCAAAGACAAGGTATACACTTTTATCGTTGGAGACAGAAGTCATTCTAGAAGTGATGAGATATATGCTAAATTGGATCAGTTAGGTGACCTTCTAAGTAAGGCTGGATATAGTCCCGTTGTAGAGATTGATATACATAATGTGAACAGAAGTGAAAAGGAGAAGCTCTTATATCACCACAGTGAGAAACTTGCCGTGGCCTTTGGATTAATTGCTATGCCTCCTGGTGCCCCTATAAGGGTGAAGAAGAATATACGAATTTGTGTTGACTGCCACACCTTTTTCAAATTTGTATGTAAAATTGTCTCAAGGGAAATTATTGTTAGAGATATTAATAGATTCCACCATTTTAAAGATGGCTCATGTTCCTGTGGTGATTACTGGtaa
- the LOC114175303 gene encoding pentatricopeptide repeat-containing protein At5g04780, mitochondrial-like isoform X2: protein MCCCKVANFRYARKLVDESSEPDVVSWSSLLSGYVQNGFLEEALLVFNEMFLLGVKCNEYTFPSVLKACSMKRDLNTGRKVHGMAVVTGFESDGFVGNTLVVMYAKCGLLDDSKRLFGGIVEQNVVSWNALFSCYVQSELRGEAVDLFKEMMRSGIRPNEFSISIILNVCAGLQDGGLGRTLHGLMLKMGLDLDQFSANALVDTYSKAGEIEGAVAVFQEIAHPDVVSWNAVIAGCVLHDRNDLALMMLDEMNSSGTSPNMFTLSSALKACAAMAFKELGRQLHSSLIKRVADSDLYASVGLIDMYSKCEMMDDARRAYDSMPKKDVIAWNALISGYSQCGDDLEAVSLFSKMYNEDIDFNQTTISTVLKSVASLQAIKVCKQIHSISIKSGIYSDFYVINSLLDTYGKCNHIDEASKIFEERTWEDLVAYTSMITAYSQYGDGEEALKLYLQMQDAYIKPDAFICSSLLNACAKLSAYEQGKQLHVHAIKFGFMCDIFASNSLVNMYAKCGSIEDADRAFFEIPNRGIVSWSAMIGGYAQHGHGKEALQLFNQMLRVGVPPNHITLVSVLCACNHAGLVYEGRQYFEKMEEMFGIKPTQEHYACMIDLLGRSGKLNEAVELVNSIPFEANGSVWGALLGAARIHKNIELGQKAAEMLYDLEPEKSGTHVLLANIYASAGMWENVAKVRKLMKDSKVKKEPGMSWIEIKDKVYTFIVGDRSHSRSDEIYAKLDQLGDLLSKAGYSPVVEIDIHNVNRSEKEKLLYHHSEKLAVAFGLIAMPPGAPIRVKKNIRICVDCHTFFKFVCKIVSREIIVRDINRFHHFKDGSCSCGDYW from the exons ATGTGTTGCTGCAAAGTCGCTAACTTCAG GTATGCCCGCAAGCTGGTTGATGAAAGTTCTGAGCCAGATGTGGTTTCTTGGTCTTCATTGCTATCTGGGTATGTGCAAAATGGGTTTTTGGAGGAGGCACTGTTGGTGTTTAATGAGATGTTCTTGTTGGGTGTTAAGTGCAATGAGTATACTTTCCCAAGTGTGCTTAAGGCATGCTCGATGAAGAGAGATTTGAACACGGGGAGGAAGGTTCATGGGATGGCTGTGGTCACAGGGTTCGAGTCTGATGGTTTTGTTGGTAACACTTTGGTTGTTATGTATGCCAAGTGTGGGTTGCTCGATGATTCTAAGAGGTTATTTGGTGGAATTGTGGAACAAAATGTTGTTTCATGGAATGCCTTGTTCTCTTGTTATGTGCAAAGTGAGCTGAGAGGTGAGGCTGTAGATTTATTTAAGGAAATGATGAGGAGTGGAATAAGGCCTAATGAGTTCAGCATTTCCATCATATTGAATGTTTGTGCGGGTTTGCAGGATGGTGGTCTAGGAAGGACACTTCATGGACTTATGCTGAAGATGGGGCTTGATTTGGATCAGTTTTCCGCAAATGCGTTAGTTGACACGTATTCTAAAGCAGGGGAGATTGAAGGTGCGGTTGCTGTTTTTCAGGAAATTGCACACCCTGATGTTGTTTCTTGGAATGCAGTTATCGCAGGTTGTGTTCTTCACGATCGTAATGATTTGGCTTTAATGATGTTGGATGAGATGAATAGCTCAGGAACTTCTCCCAATATGTTTACATTGTCAAGTGCTTTAAAGGCTTGTGCTGCAATGGCGTTCAAGGAACTGGGTAGACAGTTACATTCTAGTTTGATAAAGAGGGTTGCTGATTCAGATTTGTATGCTTCTGTTGGACTCATAGATATGTATTCCAAGTGTGAAATGATGGATGATGCGAGAAGAGCTTATGATTCCATGCCAAAGAAGGACGTTATTGCATGGAATGCTTTGATCTCTGGCTACTCACAATGTGGCGATGACTTAGAAGCTGTGTCACTTTTTTCTAAAATGTACAATGAAGATATAGATTTCAACCAAACTACTATTTCAACAGTTCTCAAATCTGTGGCTAGTTTGCAGGCAATTAAGGTGTGTAAGCAGATTCATTCAATTTCCATCAAATCTGGAATTTATTCAGATTTCTATGTTATAAACAGCCTTCTTGACACATATGGAAAATGTAACCATATAGATGAGGcttcaaaaatatttgaagagcGCACTTGGGAAGATTTGGTGGCTTACACATCCATGATAACAGCATATTCTCAATACGGGGATGGGGAGGAGGCTTTAAAGCTATATTTACAAATGCAAGATGCATATATCAAGCCAGATGCATTTATCTGCAGTTCTCTCTTAAATGCATGTGCAAAGTTGTCTGCGTATGAGCAAGGGAAACAATTACATGTCCATGCCATCAAGTTTGGATTTATGTGTGATATTTTTGCCAGCAACTCTCTGGTTAATATGTATGCAAAGTGTGGAAGCATAGAGGATGCTGATCGTGCCTTTTTTGAGATACCAAATAGAGGAATAGTCTCATGGTCTGCAATGATTGGAGGATATGCTCAGCATGGCCATGGCAAAGAGGCTCTTCAGTTGTTCAATCAAATGCTTAGAGTTGGTGTGCCGCCCAACCATATTACTCTAGTTAGTGTTCTTTGTGCATGCAATCATGCTGGTTTGGTATATGAGGGAAGGCAATATTTCGAAAAAATGGAGGAAATGTTTGGGATTAAACCCACACAAGAGCATTATGCTTGTATGATTGATCTCCTTGGACGATCTGGGAAATTAAATGAAGCAGTGGAGCTTGTAAATTCCATTCCTTTTGAGGCCAATGGCTCAGTTTGGGGGGCACTTCTAGGAGCTGCGAGAATCCATAAAAATATAGAACTCGGTCAGAAAGCTGCAGAGATGCTTTATGATCTGGAGCCAGAGAAATCCGGTACCCACGTTCTCCTTGCAAACATCTATGCCTCTGCGGGGATGTGGGAAAATGTGGCTAAGGTTAGAAAGCTAATGAAAGACAGCAAGGTGAAGAAGGAGCCCGGAATGAGTTGGATTGAGATCAAAGACAAGGTATACACTTTTATCGTTGGAGACAGAAGTCATTCTAGAAGTGATGAGATATATGCTAAATTGGATCAGTTAGGTGACCTTCTAAGTAAGGCTGGATATAGTCCCGTTGTAGAGATTGATATACATAATGTGAACAGAAGTGAAAAGGAGAAGCTCTTATATCACCACAGTGAGAAACTTGCCGTGGCCTTTGGATTAATTGCTATGCCTCCTGGTGCCCCTATAAGGGTGAAGAAGAATATACGAATTTGTGTTGACTGCCACACCTTTTTCAAATTTGTATGTAAAATTGTCTCAAGGGAAATTATTGTTAGAGATATTAATAGATTCCACCATTTTAAAGATGGCTCATGTTCCTGTGGTGATTACTGGtaa